In the genome of Xanthomonas translucens pv. cerealis, one region contains:
- a CDS encoding type VI secretion system Vgr family protein, translating to MRAVAAQDQAQARLDALRVPHTLHAGAGSARVLAAGAAFTLRQHAQHDGQRFVPVAIEHVAVNNLGQGIVALLDAPELEHGSYRNRFLAVPAATPLRALPQDRPRMPGPQSARVVGVADAALSPSRDHQVRIQFPWQRGDQPTPGGLTDSASTAPGHAPGDQRAGTWVPVAEWVAGPNWGSHFLPRIGSEVLVEFLHGDIDQPRITGQLYNGEVAPPFGGGLDESASHPGTLSGLHTQSHDGSGTQQWLLDDTPGQLRTRLHTSLADTRLELGYLVQHSDTARGALRGQGFELASQGWGNVHAAQGLLLSSSARGQGASTALDVAEAVAQLQGAERTAQALHDTLTQQQVPGLDAHPSVTRLREAIDPQAQGKYTAAVGGQPATKPADGGRDGQAPVERFAEARLLGESPDHIAWTTPASAVAYAGQALQLTVQHDAQLSAGQTLSAVSGQHTALFAQRGPIKLIAAAGPVSLQAHTGALELLADQAVTVTATDTRIDVLAQQKIVLQAGQTRLTLEGGDITFACPGQFTVKASRHPFLGGESGNPQFALPDGLMHLEPDRMLDFSG from the coding sequence GTGCGCGCGGTCGCCGCGCAGGATCAGGCGCAGGCGCGGCTGGACGCGCTGCGCGTGCCGCACACGCTGCACGCCGGGGCCGGCAGCGCCCGCGTGCTGGCGGCCGGGGCGGCGTTCACCTTGCGCCAGCACGCCCAGCACGACGGCCAGCGGTTCGTTCCGGTGGCGATCGAGCACGTGGCGGTGAACAACCTGGGCCAAGGCATCGTCGCCCTGCTCGATGCGCCGGAGCTGGAGCACGGCAGCTACCGCAACCGCTTCCTGGCAGTGCCGGCGGCCACGCCGCTGCGCGCGCTGCCGCAGGACCGCCCGCGCATGCCCGGGCCGCAGAGCGCGCGCGTGGTCGGCGTGGCCGACGCGGCGCTGAGCCCGAGCCGCGACCACCAGGTGCGGATCCAGTTCCCGTGGCAGCGCGGCGACCAGCCCACTCCCGGCGGGTTGACCGACAGCGCCAGCACCGCGCCCGGCCACGCGCCGGGCGACCAGCGCGCCGGCACCTGGGTGCCGGTGGCCGAGTGGGTGGCCGGCCCCAACTGGGGCAGCCACTTCCTGCCGCGCATCGGCAGCGAAGTGCTGGTGGAGTTCCTGCACGGGGACATCGACCAGCCGCGCATCACCGGCCAGCTGTACAACGGCGAGGTCGCCCCCCCCTTCGGCGGCGGCCTGGACGAGAGCGCCAGCCACCCCGGCACGCTCAGCGGCCTGCACACCCAGTCCCACGACGGCAGCGGCACCCAGCAATGGCTGCTGGACGACACCCCCGGCCAGCTGCGCACGCGCCTGCACACCTCGCTGGCCGACACCCGGCTGGAACTGGGCTACCTGGTCCAGCACAGCGACACCGCCCGCGGCGCGCTGCGCGGCCAGGGCTTCGAACTGGCCTCCCAGGGCTGGGGCAACGTGCATGCCGCGCAAGGCCTGCTGCTGTCCAGCAGCGCCCGCGGCCAGGGCGCCTCGACCGCGCTGGACGTGGCCGAGGCGGTGGCCCAGTTGCAAGGCGCCGAACGCACCGCCCAGGCGCTGCACGACACCCTGACCCAGCAACAGGTGCCCGGCCTGGACGCCCATCCCAGCGTGACCCGGCTGCGCGAGGCGATCGACCCGCAGGCGCAGGGCAAGTACACCGCTGCGGTCGGCGGCCAGCCGGCGACCAAGCCGGCCGACGGCGGCCGCGACGGCCAGGCGCCGGTGGAACGATTCGCCGAGGCGCGCCTGCTCGGCGAGTCGCCGGACCACATCGCCTGGACCACCCCGGCCAGCGCGGTGGCCTATGCCGGGCAGGCCCTGCAGTTGACCGTGCAGCACGATGCGCAGCTGAGCGCCGGGCAGACCCTGTCGGCGGTGTCCGGCCAGCACACCGCGCTGTTCGCCCAACGCGGGCCGATCAAGCTGATCGCCGCCGCCGGCCCGGTGAGCCTGCAGGCGCACACCGGCGCGCTGGAACTGCTGGCCGACCAGGCGGTGACCGTCACCGCCACCGACACCCGCATCGACGTGCTGGCGCAGCAGAAGATCGTGCTGCAGGCCGGGCAGACCCGCCTCACCCTGGAAGGCGGCGACATCACCTTCGCCTGCCCGGGGCAGTTCACGGTCAAGGCCAGTCGGCATCCGTTCTTGGGTGGGGAGAGCGGCAATCCCCAATTCGCCTTGCCCGATGGGCTGATGCATCTGGAGCCAGACCGCATGCTCGATTTTTCGGGCTGA
- a CDS encoding calcium-binding protein: protein MADTEQKKLAQISKLVYPFQKSAEAGKAGAKPTDIDDPQVYFDALSNAQDGFYPIGANGQWHGGIHFDTQTGNTLAQEDGIRCIGDGEVVAYRIDSKYPNVDFSAGKATYSRGFVLVRHCLELPPAPKQTAQPAPAGPGAANTAPSTPQPAAQPAATPDQKAKEPSLIFYSVYLHLLDWAGYQADPKKPRPAFWKSVAYVVGDKAKDRDRASNPSIPEAGVGLNLRDAQHQKVGYAPRGAKLRLGAENPNKKGYFVISEVVSGQTVPADAKGLYAYKAELTAAGAEPDRQDAVYVLPTPAPIKAGDLIGYLGHYQRFADLEPLAATGPAQNGVRPLVQLDVFTAEDLKTFIAKSRERAKLLDAKQKTLLKIDVGAKLVLPSEPDQQIGTEEAAAVVPGGKDGAWVQVRKGTLQIMDKGSLSGFNSTTHAYGGGQILHRVLGASDSDSITEAAYNALKTKEEKDKYPRRQVLVPSGPPVWVQKALMGADTSVAGRSLKAWSTFPLQASQANGPEAGFIRVAAIKKLKKVATEADGTRWWEVDVGKIDGNSGVGWAREKDHAKVTLCSPWEWPGFEFIEADGTTPEALYARHVVATKQAKPDEQAALEAKAQAATGGPLFSRVCDAIDLDDDRHLTPAELRKALKQPWLAEAISRLVFHHTSEWGTPRAQWNAIDGDIPESRKADWDKEKNRIESLQWWSDVKTTPALPGDAKVYAFHPIGLIANFPGSSGCACGCCLGEIFASARYGKQYGPVYWGKLKLADFMGWDALITSGSVTATERDILVAMSENEGNMDAIQSYDSEVLTAGAMQKTVNPQGAGELPIQVYEFQQEHPALYQSLFADCGWEVKDEGGKKYLYYDGKTGSELKQILREGFDQAAFESKKKISSKPLATIANAIVTDEYKAKQAKDFVKRLRTANSLAPAGYATHKISDYIRSNLGKAVVLDHHVNRPGYVERDFGAALDTFFSRNPTVSRDPGTWATQHSSHESSILDIYGNSRVMTDASARYSSLKAKL from the coding sequence ATGGCAGATACCGAGCAGAAGAAACTGGCGCAGATCAGCAAGCTGGTCTATCCGTTCCAGAAAAGCGCAGAAGCAGGCAAGGCCGGCGCCAAGCCGACCGACATCGACGATCCGCAGGTCTATTTCGATGCGCTGTCCAACGCGCAGGACGGGTTCTACCCCATCGGCGCCAATGGGCAATGGCACGGCGGCATCCATTTCGATACGCAAACCGGCAACACCCTGGCGCAGGAAGACGGCATCCGCTGCATCGGCGATGGCGAGGTCGTCGCTTATCGCATCGACTCGAAATACCCGAACGTCGACTTCAGCGCCGGCAAGGCCACCTACTCGCGCGGCTTCGTGTTGGTCCGCCACTGCCTGGAGCTTCCGCCTGCGCCCAAGCAGACCGCGCAGCCTGCCCCTGCTGGACCGGGCGCGGCCAACACGGCACCGTCCACGCCACAGCCGGCAGCCCAGCCTGCGGCAACACCCGATCAGAAGGCGAAAGAGCCTTCGCTGATCTTCTACAGCGTCTATCTCCACCTGCTCGACTGGGCCGGCTACCAAGCCGATCCGAAGAAGCCGCGCCCGGCGTTCTGGAAGAGCGTGGCCTATGTGGTCGGCGACAAGGCCAAGGACCGCGACAGGGCCTCCAATCCTTCCATCCCGGAGGCAGGCGTAGGCCTTAACCTGCGCGACGCGCAGCATCAGAAGGTCGGCTATGCGCCACGCGGCGCCAAGCTGCGGCTGGGTGCCGAAAATCCCAACAAAAAGGGGTATTTCGTCATCTCCGAGGTCGTCAGCGGGCAGACCGTTCCTGCCGACGCAAAAGGACTGTATGCCTACAAAGCCGAGCTGACCGCCGCCGGCGCCGAGCCCGACCGCCAGGACGCGGTCTATGTGTTGCCAACCCCTGCCCCGATCAAAGCCGGCGACTTGATCGGCTATCTCGGTCACTACCAGCGCTTTGCCGATCTCGAGCCATTGGCGGCAACCGGCCCCGCGCAGAATGGCGTGCGGCCACTGGTCCAGTTGGACGTATTCACCGCAGAAGATCTCAAGACCTTCATCGCCAAGAGCCGTGAGCGGGCGAAGCTGCTGGATGCCAAGCAAAAGACGCTGCTCAAGATCGACGTGGGCGCCAAGCTTGTGCTGCCAAGCGAACCGGACCAGCAGATCGGCACCGAGGAGGCCGCCGCCGTGGTCCCCGGCGGCAAGGACGGAGCCTGGGTTCAGGTGCGCAAAGGCACTTTGCAGATCATGGACAAGGGCAGCCTGAGCGGCTTCAACAGCACCACCCACGCCTACGGCGGCGGCCAGATCCTGCATCGCGTGCTCGGTGCCAGCGATAGCGACAGCATCACCGAAGCGGCCTACAACGCGCTGAAGACCAAGGAAGAAAAAGACAAGTACCCGCGCCGCCAGGTACTCGTTCCCAGCGGCCCGCCGGTGTGGGTGCAAAAGGCGCTGATGGGCGCCGACACCAGCGTCGCCGGCCGCTCGCTCAAGGCGTGGAGCACGTTCCCGCTACAGGCCAGCCAGGCCAACGGACCGGAGGCGGGCTTCATCCGCGTCGCCGCGATCAAGAAACTGAAAAAGGTCGCGACCGAAGCGGACGGCACCCGCTGGTGGGAAGTGGATGTGGGCAAGATCGACGGCAACAGCGGCGTGGGCTGGGCCAGGGAGAAGGATCATGCCAAGGTCACCCTCTGCTCGCCGTGGGAGTGGCCGGGTTTCGAGTTCATCGAAGCCGACGGCACTACGCCGGAAGCGCTGTACGCACGCCATGTGGTCGCCACCAAGCAAGCCAAGCCCGACGAGCAGGCCGCACTGGAAGCCAAAGCACAGGCGGCCACGGGCGGCCCGCTGTTCTCGCGCGTATGCGACGCCATCGACCTGGACGACGACCGTCATCTCACCCCCGCAGAACTGCGCAAGGCCCTGAAACAGCCCTGGTTGGCGGAGGCGATTTCCCGCCTGGTCTTCCACCACACCAGCGAATGGGGAACGCCGCGTGCGCAATGGAACGCGATCGACGGCGATATCCCCGAATCGCGCAAGGCGGATTGGGACAAGGAAAAGAATCGGATTGAATCCCTGCAGTGGTGGAGCGACGTAAAAACCACTCCAGCTTTGCCGGGGGATGCCAAGGTTTATGCTTTCCATCCTATTGGGTTGATTGCGAACTTCCCTGGAAGTTCGGGCTGCGCCTGTGGCTGCTGCCTAGGCGAAATTTTCGCATCAGCTCGCTATGGAAAGCAGTATGGCCCGGTATATTGGGGAAAGCTAAAATTAGCTGACTTCATGGGCTGGGATGCCTTAATTACTTCTGGCAGTGTAACCGCCACGGAACGGGACATCTTGGTTGCGATGTCTGAAAATGAAGGGAATATGGACGCCATTCAATCCTACGATAGCGAAGTCCTTACCGCAGGCGCAATGCAGAAAACAGTTAACCCCCAGGGGGCGGGCGAATTACCCATACAAGTATACGAATTCCAACAGGAACATCCTGCTCTGTATCAGTCACTTTTTGCAGATTGTGGCTGGGAAGTAAAGGACGAAGGCGGCAAAAAGTATCTTTACTACGATGGCAAAACTGGCAGCGAGCTGAAGCAAATCTTACGAGAAGGCTTTGACCAGGCCGCTTTTGAGAGCAAGAAAAAAATCAGCTCAAAGCCGCTTGCCACAATTGCCAACGCAATTGTTACCGATGAGTACAAGGCAAAGCAGGCCAAGGACTTTGTTAAACGTCTTCGAACCGCCAATTCACTTGCTCCCGCTGGATATGCCACACACAAGATCAGCGACTACATTCGTTCAAACCTAGGTAAAGCAGTAGTTCTAGATCACCATGTAAATCGACCTGGATATGTGGAGCGCGATTTTGGTGCTGCTCTAGACACCTTCTTCTCACGGAACCCGACAGTGTCACGCGACCCTGGAACCTGGGCGACCCAACATTCTAGTCACGAATCTTCAATACTGGATATTTACGGCAACTCACGTGTAATGACTGACGCGAGTGCGCGATATAGCAGCCTTAAGGCAAAACTATGA
- a CDS encoding IS1595 family transposase, whose protein sequence is MSINAVQFQAGLSMSEFFASYGTQAKCYRALYKWRWPQGFRCPSCAGRARSRFKRGAAIYYQCSACRHQTSLIAGTMFEGTKLPLRTWMLALHLLTSTNTNMAALELMRHLGVNYKTAWRMKHKIMQVMAERESMRKLAGFVQIDDAYLGGERNGGKAGRGSENKQAFLIAVQTDATFTAPRFVVIEPVRSFDNTSLQDWIARRLAPECEVYTDGLACLRRLEDAGHAHTTLDTGGGRAATETAGARWLNVVLGNLKRAISGVYHAIAQGKYARRYLGEAAYRFNRRFRLREMLPRLATAMMQSTPCPEPVLRAASNFHG, encoded by the coding sequence ATGAGCATCAATGCCGTGCAGTTCCAAGCTGGATTGTCGATGTCTGAGTTCTTCGCGTCCTACGGCACCCAGGCCAAGTGCTATCGCGCGCTCTACAAGTGGCGCTGGCCGCAGGGATTTCGCTGCCCATCCTGTGCTGGACGGGCGCGGTCGCGTTTCAAGCGGGGTGCTGCGATCTACTACCAATGCAGCGCGTGCCGGCATCAGACCAGCCTGATCGCTGGCACGATGTTCGAAGGCACCAAACTGCCGCTGCGCACCTGGATGCTGGCGTTGCACCTGCTGACCTCGACCAACACCAACATGGCCGCGCTGGAGTTGATGCGGCATCTGGGCGTCAACTACAAGACGGCCTGGCGGATGAAACACAAGATCATGCAGGTTATGGCCGAGCGCGAATCCATGCGGAAACTGGCGGGTTTCGTGCAGATCGACGATGCCTATCTCGGCGGCGAGCGTAACGGTGGCAAGGCCGGACGCGGATCAGAGAACAAACAAGCGTTCCTGATTGCGGTGCAGACCGATGCCACCTTCACCGCGCCGCGCTTTGTGGTGATCGAGCCGGTGCGCAGCTTCGATAACACCTCGCTGCAGGACTGGATTGCCCGTCGCTTGGCGCCCGAATGCGAGGTCTACACCGATGGGCTGGCCTGCTTGCGCCGGCTAGAAGACGCCGGCCACGCGCACACCACGCTGGACACTGGCGGTGGTCGTGCCGCGACCGAAACGGCCGGTGCACGTTGGCTCAACGTGGTGCTGGGCAATCTCAAACGCGCCATCAGTGGCGTGTATCACGCCATCGCGCAAGGCAAATACGCAAGGCGTTACCTGGGAGAAGCGGCCTATCGTTTTAATCGTCGATTCCGCTTGCGCGAGATGCTGCCACGACTTGCCACGGCCATGATGCAATCCACACCATGCCCAGAGCCGGTTTTACGTGCAGCGAGCAATTTTCATGGCTGA
- a CDS encoding T6SS phospholipase effector Tle1-like catalytic domain-containing protein has protein sequence MTNYPTGALPMPSDGQRRLIPAEAQRRAQAMACLRDKNSECQGQVYVNLFFDGTGNNWKWEGTFVEGKKRSTQTQRNRDGHSNIARLWDASFNEPDDGLFSVYMPGVGTPFPEVGDTSTDGSTLGGAAALYGAHRINWAIIQVYNSINRYLTGANLIENDEAKLIVSQMSQISLAEGFRRRTYLEVYGRRLEQLVKTHQRKVKSLNIAVFGFSRGAATARAFVHWLYEVVEPWGNGCGYNLAGVPMQLTFLGIFDTVASVGMAAMSRVSEGKMAWAQGEMMSIHPEVKQCVHFAALHEQRINFPMDLAASGKEVLYPGMHSDVGGGYSPGGQGKDFVDGQALGAAKLSQIPLIDMHHEAIKAGVPLMTMEEIRQRPALAKYFGCHTQLIDAYNGWLAAHGIAGGDHMQQIRQHCRQYVQWKGMRLWEGPDSLLQQPFYLRADAEDKVDLAKAQHAFGQLVADMSRQNDAVDGYQQAFADYKARDQAWQTSRQGPRPVPPRRIVSADLADAGTKELLDVVLSKKPVPPVVANLFDNYVHDSLAGFYIKRWTELDIPVAATNGYLRYRSVFKLTSSWQQRECVDPLTTPMPPANVPSIDQAFGMMGNAMR, from the coding sequence ATGACGAATTATCCCACTGGTGCCTTGCCGATGCCGTCCGATGGTCAGCGTCGACTTATCCCTGCTGAAGCCCAGCGCCGCGCACAGGCGATGGCGTGCTTGCGCGACAAGAACTCGGAATGCCAAGGCCAAGTATATGTTAATCTATTCTTTGATGGAACGGGCAATAACTGGAAGTGGGAAGGTACCTTTGTCGAAGGAAAGAAGCGCAGTACGCAGACGCAACGAAACCGAGATGGGCATAGCAATATCGCTCGGTTATGGGATGCGAGTTTCAATGAGCCGGATGACGGACTATTTTCTGTTTATATGCCAGGGGTAGGCACCCCGTTTCCTGAGGTGGGCGACACCTCCACCGACGGAAGTACGCTGGGAGGTGCTGCTGCTCTCTACGGAGCGCATCGCATCAATTGGGCGATCATCCAGGTCTATAACTCTATAAATCGCTATCTAACTGGCGCCAATCTAATCGAAAACGATGAGGCAAAGCTCATAGTCAGTCAGATGAGCCAAATCTCGCTGGCCGAGGGCTTCAGGCGCCGCACCTACCTCGAAGTCTATGGCCGCAGGCTGGAGCAGCTGGTCAAGACCCATCAGCGTAAAGTCAAGTCGCTCAATATCGCGGTGTTCGGCTTCTCGCGCGGAGCGGCTACCGCACGCGCTTTCGTGCACTGGCTCTACGAAGTCGTCGAACCCTGGGGTAACGGCTGCGGATACAACCTGGCCGGCGTGCCGATGCAGCTGACGTTCCTGGGAATTTTCGATACCGTGGCGTCGGTGGGCATGGCGGCGATGTCGCGCGTCAGCGAGGGCAAGATGGCCTGGGCGCAGGGCGAGATGATGAGCATCCATCCCGAGGTCAAGCAGTGCGTGCACTTCGCCGCGCTGCACGAGCAGCGCATCAATTTTCCGATGGATCTGGCGGCATCCGGCAAGGAAGTGTTGTATCCGGGCATGCATTCTGATGTGGGTGGCGGCTATAGCCCGGGTGGACAGGGCAAGGATTTCGTCGATGGGCAGGCGCTTGGCGCCGCCAAGCTGTCCCAGATTCCGCTGATCGACATGCACCACGAAGCCATCAAGGCCGGCGTGCCGCTGATGACGATGGAGGAAATCCGTCAACGTCCCGCACTTGCCAAATACTTCGGCTGCCATACGCAACTGATCGATGCCTACAACGGTTGGCTGGCCGCACACGGGATAGCGGGCGGAGATCATATGCAGCAGATCAGGCAGCACTGTCGCCAGTATGTGCAGTGGAAAGGCATGCGCCTGTGGGAGGGCCCAGACAGCCTGTTGCAACAGCCGTTTTACTTGCGCGCCGATGCTGAGGACAAGGTGGACTTGGCCAAAGCGCAGCATGCCTTCGGCCAACTGGTCGCCGATATGAGCCGGCAAAACGATGCGGTCGATGGGTATCAACAGGCGTTTGCCGATTACAAGGCAAGAGACCAGGCGTGGCAAACCAGCCGTCAGGGACCGCGCCCGGTGCCTCCAAGGCGCATCGTCTCCGCGGATCTGGCGGACGCCGGCACCAAGGAACTGCTCGATGTCGTGCTGAGCAAGAAGCCCGTTCCACCTGTGGTTGCGAACCTGTTCGACAACTATGTCCACGACTCGCTGGCGGGGTTCTACATCAAGCGGTGGACCGAATTGGATATTCCAGTGGCCGCTACCAATGGCTATCTCCGTTACCGCTCAGTCTTCAAGCTCACCAGCAGTTGGCAGCAGCGCGAATGCGTCGACCCGCTAACCACTCCCATGCCGCCCGCAAACGTTCCCAGTATCGACCAGGCGTTCGGGATGATGGGAAACGCGATGCGGTAG
- a CDS encoding DUF3304 domain-containing protein: MKSARCVLYGLLLMWISACHGGNTVTTNLVGYNHTDKDIGHFTVDGNEGGFLQAHRGGGGFTCCISVPAPWRPGLKVTVGWTDDYDENYQERVVEIPKYDANHTGQFSVHFLRNGEIKVFVPLGGLGGPDYPLKGPEAGLYPGEDPVEVWKHGRKGDQK, encoded by the coding sequence ATGAAGAGCGCGCGCTGCGTCCTGTACGGCTTGCTGCTGATGTGGATCAGCGCCTGCCATGGCGGCAATACCGTGACCACCAACCTGGTGGGTTACAACCATACCGACAAGGACATCGGGCATTTCACCGTGGATGGGAATGAAGGCGGCTTTTTGCAGGCCCATCGGGGAGGAGGTGGATTTACTTGCTGTATAAGCGTGCCTGCCCCCTGGAGGCCAGGCTTGAAGGTCACGGTCGGCTGGACCGACGACTACGACGAGAATTATCAGGAACGTGTCGTCGAAATACCCAAGTATGATGCAAATCATACGGGGCAGTTCTCCGTTCACTTCCTACGCAATGGCGAAATCAAGGTATTCGTGCCGTTGGGTGGTCTGGGTGGCCCGGATTATCCATTGAAGGGGCCGGAAGCGGGCCTCTATCCTGGCGAAGATCCTGTCGAGGTCTGGAAGCATGGACGGAAAGGAGATCAGAAATGA
- a CDS encoding DUF3304 domain-containing protein, whose protein sequence is MWISACHGGNTVTTNLVGYNHTDKDIGHFTVDGSEGGFLHANRGGAGFVCCIDIPKPWKPGMTVTVGWTDDYDENYQERRVPVPRYDKYGDMAVHFLRNGQIKVFVTMYALWHPDYPLKGKDAELTPGVPPKGPFDK, encoded by the coding sequence ATGTGGATCAGCGCCTGCCACGGCGGCAATACCGTGACCACCAACCTGGTGGGCTACAACCACACCGACAAGGACATCGGACACTTTACGGTGGACGGAAGCGAAGGTGGGTTTCTGCATGCCAATAGAGGCGGGGCGGGGTTTGTGTGCTGCATCGACATCCCCAAGCCCTGGAAGCCGGGCATGACCGTGACGGTCGGCTGGACCGACGACTACGACGAGAACTATCAGGAGCGCCGTGTGCCAGTGCCGCGTTACGACAAATATGGCGACATGGCAGTGCATTTTCTGCGCAACGGCCAGATCAAGGTTTTCGTGACCATGTATGCCCTGTGGCACCCGGACTACCCGCTCAAAGGGAAAGATGCCGAACTGACGCCAGGCGTGCCGCCCAAGGGACCGTTCGACAAATGA
- a CDS encoding DUF3304 domain-containing protein, with product MKSARCVLYGLLLMWISACHGGNTVTTNLVGYNHTDKDIGHFTVDGNEGGFLQAHRGGGKFVCCISVPDPWRPGLKVTVGWTDDYDENYQERVVEIPKYDANHTGQFSVHFLRNGEIKVFVPLGGLGGPDYPLKGPEAGLYPGEDPVEVWKHGRKGDQK from the coding sequence ATGAAGAGCGCGCGCTGCGTCCTGTACGGCTTGCTGCTGATGTGGATCAGCGCCTGCCATGGCGGTAATACCGTGACCACCAACCTGGTGGGTTACAACCATACCGACAAGGACATCGGGCATTTCACCGTGGATGGGAATGAAGGCGGTTTTTTGCAGGCGCATCGGGGTGGGGGGAAATTCGTTTGCTGTATCAGTGTCCCCGATCCATGGAGGCCAGGTTTGAAGGTTACGGTCGGCTGGACCGACGACTACGACGAGAATTACCAGGAACGTGTTGTCGAAATACCCAAGTATGATGCAAATCATACGGGGCAGTTCTCCGTTCACTTCCTACGCAATGGCGAAATCAAGGTATTCGTGCCGTTGGGTGGTCTGGGTGGCCCGGATTATCCATTGAAGGGGCCGGAAGCGGGCCTCTATCCTGGCGAAGATCCTGTCGAGGTCTGGAAGCATGGACGGAAAGGAGATCAGAAATGA
- a CDS encoding DUF3304 domain-containing protein has protein sequence MKHTRWTAWGIAILLGLLPCLAACGQESVGVNLVGYNHTDKDIGHFTVDGSEGGFLQANRGGGKFACCIDIPKPWKPGMTVTVGWTDDYDENYQERLVPVPRYDKYGDMAVHFLRNGQIKVFVTMYALWHPDYPLKGKDAELTPGVPPKGPFDK, from the coding sequence GTGAAACATACTCGATGGACAGCCTGGGGCATCGCGATTCTGCTCGGGTTGCTGCCATGTCTGGCGGCTTGCGGCCAGGAATCCGTTGGCGTCAACCTCGTGGGCTACAACCACACCGACAAGGACATCGGACACTTTACGGTGGACGGAAGCGAAGGTGGGTTTCTGCAAGCCAATAGAGGCGGGGGGAAGTTCGCGTGCTGCATCGACATCCCCAAGCCCTGGAAGCCGGGCATGACCGTGACGGTCGGCTGGACCGACGACTACGACGAGAACTATCAGGAGCGCCTGGTGCCAGTGCCGCGTTATGACAAATATGGCGACATGGCAGTGCATTTTCTGCGCAACGGCCAGATCAAGGTTTTCGTGACCATGTATGCCCTGTGGCACCCGGACTACCCGCTCAAAGGGAAAGATGCCGAACTGACGCCAGGCGTGCCGCCCAAGGGACCGTTCGACAAATGA
- a CDS encoding DUF4123 domain-containing protein, translated as MRYYAVIDSAQRPHFHERLDRLGAAYRSLFDQQAEESLTEIAPLLVACDRADPTSRLALELERLGAAKPAVSYIGSALPMQDLACHFRAFHLVKVPEQGERDMLLRWYDTRILPVWLQLLTAEQKAVFTAGIEEWHYFDRFGDLQPLPLPGPLAAGLAALPPLRLDDAQYAEFLEACEPDVAIAQLRRIIPDEMRRVEHRVLYPFVQEQMEQARAHGLGSIDDHVHYLLLALYTNGHFRSHPYVAERLAAPASMHEQAFAAWAATVPADVWELGRPLWESAPIAPSNDIADHLRSAL; from the coding sequence ATGCGATATTACGCCGTGATCGACAGCGCTCAGCGTCCCCACTTCCATGAACGACTGGATCGCCTGGGCGCGGCCTACCGCTCCCTGTTCGACCAGCAGGCCGAAGAGAGCCTGACCGAGATCGCACCGCTCCTGGTCGCCTGCGACCGAGCCGACCCCACGTCTCGCCTGGCGCTGGAACTCGAACGGCTGGGCGCGGCAAAGCCCGCGGTCAGCTACATCGGCAGTGCACTGCCGATGCAAGACCTCGCCTGCCACTTCCGCGCCTTCCATCTGGTCAAGGTGCCGGAACAGGGCGAGCGCGACATGCTGCTGCGCTGGTACGACACGCGCATTCTTCCAGTCTGGCTGCAACTGCTCACCGCCGAACAAAAAGCCGTATTCACCGCTGGCATTGAAGAATGGCATTATTTCGATCGGTTCGGCGACTTGCAACCGCTACCATTGCCCGGGCCGTTGGCTGCGGGTCTGGCTGCGCTACCGCCATTACGGCTCGATGACGCACAGTACGCCGAGTTCCTAGAAGCCTGCGAGCCCGATGTCGCCATCGCGCAGCTGCGCCGGATCATTCCCGACGAAATGCGACGCGTTGAGCATCGGGTTCTTTATCCGTTTGTGCAGGAGCAGATGGAGCAGGCCCGTGCGCATGGGCTCGGTTCCATCGACGATCATGTGCACTATTTGCTGCTCGCCCTGTACACCAATGGCCACTTCCGCAGCCATCCCTACGTCGCAGAACGTCTGGCTGCACCAGCATCGATGCACGAGCAGGCATTTGCGGCATGGGCAGCCACGGTTCCCGCCGATGTCTGGGAGCTGGGGAGGCCGCTCTGGGAATCCGCGCCGATAGCGCCTTCAAACGACATCGCCGACCATCTTAGGAGCGCACTGTGA